A genome region from Camarhynchus parvulus chromosome 15, STF_HiC, whole genome shotgun sequence includes the following:
- the EIF2B1 gene encoding translation initiation factor eIF-2B subunit alpha isoform X2, which produces MGTDDLIETFRAQLRDDPDVASAVAAIRALLGFLKQDRGETIQGLRNSLRDAIDTLSRVDSSVAVSSGGELFLRFISLTSLEYSDYSKCKEIMIERGEIFLTKVSLSRNKIAKLCHPFIRDGARILTHAYSRVVLRVLEAAVEAKKRFSVYVTESQPDEAGQKMAKALRKLNIPVTVILDAAVGYIMEKVDLVLVGAEGVVESGGIINKIGTNQIAVCAKAQNKPFYVVAESFKFVRLFPLNQQDVPDRFKYKADTLKTSQNLKEEHPWIDYTSPSLITLLFTDLGVLTPSAVSDELIKLYL; this is translated from the exons ATGGGCACGGACG ACTTGATCGAGACGttcagggcacagctgagggaCGACCCCGATGTCGCCTCGGCCGTGGCCGCCATCCGAGCGCTGCTGGGATTCCTCAAGCAGGACCGAG GAGAGACCATCCAGGGCCTGCGGAACAGCCTGCGGGACGCCATCGACACCCTGTCGCGGGTGGACTCCTCGGTGGCCGTGTCCTCCGGCGGGGAGCTCTTCCTGCGCTTCATCAGCCTCACCTCGCTGGAGTACTCG GACTACTCCAAGTGCAAAGAAATCATGATCGAGCGCGGGGAGATCTTCCTGACCAAAGTGTCTCTGTCGAGGAATAAAATCGCCAAGCTGTGTCACCCTTTCATCAGAGACGGTGCT CGAATACTGACACATGCCTACTCCAGGGTGGTCCTAAGGGTATTGGAAGCAGCCGTGGAGGCCAAGAAGCGATTCAGTGTTTATGTTACTGAGTCACAGCCAGATGAAGCAGG gcaaaaaatggcaaaagcCCTGAGGAAGCTGAACATTCCCGTGACCGTGATTCTGGATGCTGCAGTTGG CTACATTATGGAGAAAGTGGACCTGGTGTTAGTTGGTGCTGAAGGTGTAGTTGAAAGTGGAGGCATTATCAACAAG ATTGGCACCAATCAAATTGCTGTGTGTGCCAAAGCCCAGAATAAGCCATTTTATGTGGTAGCAGAAAGTTTCAAGTTTGTCAGACTCTTCCCTCTCAATCAGCAGGACGTCCCTGACAGGTTTAAG TACAAAGCAGACACTCTGAAAACAAGTCAGAACCTAAAAGAGGAGCACCCCTGGATTGACTACACCTCCCCATCACTGATCACTCTGCTCTTCACAGACCTCGGTGTGCTGACTCCTTCAGCTGTCAGTGATGAACTCATTAAACTTTACCTGTAA
- the EIF2B1 gene encoding translation initiation factor eIF-2B subunit alpha isoform X1, with the protein MSTDDLIETFRAQLRDDPDVASAVAAIRALLGFLKQDRGETIQGLRNSLRDAIDTLSRVDSSVAVSSGGELFLRFISLTSLEYSDYSKCKEIMIERGEIFLTKVSLSRNKIAKLCHPFIRDGARILTHAYSRVVLRVLEAAVEAKKRFSVYVTESQPDEAGQKMAKALRKLNIPVTVILDAAVGYIMEKVDLVLVGAEGVVESGGIINKIGTNQIAVCAKAQNKPFYVVAESFKFVRLFPLNQQDVPDRFKYKADTLKTSQNLKEEHPWIDYTSPSLITLLFTDLGVLTPSAVSDELIKLYL; encoded by the exons ATGAGCACGGACG ACTTGATCGAGACGttcagggcacagctgagggaCGACCCCGATGTCGCCTCGGCCGTGGCCGCCATCCGAGCGCTGCTGGGATTCCTCAAGCAGGACCGAG GAGAGACCATCCAGGGCCTGCGGAACAGCCTGCGGGACGCCATCGACACCCTGTCGCGGGTGGACTCCTCGGTGGCCGTGTCCTCCGGCGGGGAGCTCTTCCTGCGCTTCATCAGCCTCACCTCGCTGGAGTACTCG GACTACTCCAAGTGCAAAGAAATCATGATCGAGCGCGGGGAGATCTTCCTGACCAAAGTGTCTCTGTCGAGGAATAAAATCGCCAAGCTGTGTCACCCTTTCATCAGAGACGGTGCT CGAATACTGACACATGCCTACTCCAGGGTGGTCCTAAGGGTATTGGAAGCAGCCGTGGAGGCCAAGAAGCGATTCAGTGTTTATGTTACTGAGTCACAGCCAGATGAAGCAGG gcaaaaaatggcaaaagcCCTGAGGAAGCTGAACATTCCCGTGACCGTGATTCTGGATGCTGCAGTTGG CTACATTATGGAGAAAGTGGACCTGGTGTTAGTTGGTGCTGAAGGTGTAGTTGAAAGTGGAGGCATTATCAACAAG ATTGGCACCAATCAAATTGCTGTGTGTGCCAAAGCCCAGAATAAGCCATTTTATGTGGTAGCAGAAAGTTTCAAGTTTGTCAGACTCTTCCCTCTCAATCAGCAGGACGTCCCTGACAGGTTTAAG TACAAAGCAGACACTCTGAAAACAAGTCAGAACCTAAAAGAGGAGCACCCCTGGATTGACTACACCTCCCCATCACTGATCACTCTGCTCTTCACAGACCTCGGTGTGCTGACTCCTTCAGCTGTCAGTGATGAACTCATTAAACTTTACCTGTAA
- the GTF2H3 gene encoding general transcription factor IIH subunit 3 isoform X1 codes for MRSAGPGVIRGRRSRCCPAGAMSADDELSLLIIVLDTNPIWWGKRALGEAEQFTLSKCIDAVMVLGNSHLLMNRTNKLAVIASHTQESRFLYPGKRWAAADPFGEGGPSMESNCSGSKDGKYELLTAINDAIAEEIKDLMTKTDMKGQQTETLLAGSLAKALCYINKMGKDLKANQEIKSRILVIKAAEDSALQYMNFMNVIFAAQKQSILIDACVLDSDSGLLQQACDITGGIYLKVPHMPSLLQYLLWVFLPDQEQRSQLVLPPPVHVDYRAACFCHRNLIEIGYVCSVCLSIFCNFSPICSTCETAFKISLPPVMKAKKKKLKVAA; via the exons ATGCGGAGCGCCGGCCCGGGCGTCATCCGCGGGCGCCGCAGCCGCTGCTGCCCGGCCGGAGCGATGAGCGCGG ATGATGAGCTGAGCCTGCTGATCATCGTCCTCGACACCAACCCCATCTGGTGGGGGAAGAGGGccctgggagaggctgag CAGTTCACCCTGTCGAAATGCATCGATGCAGTGATGGTGCTGGGGAACTCCCACCTGCTCATGAATCGCACCAACAAACTCGCTGTAATAGCAAGTCACACTCAGGAAAG CCGTTTCCTGTACCCTGGGAAGCGTTGGGCTGCTGCAGATCCCTTCGGAGAGGGAGGCCCTTCCATGGAATCTAACTGCTCTGGCAGCAAGGATGGAAAATATGAATTATTAACAGCAATAAATGATGCAATTGCAGAAGAGATTAAAGACCTCATGACAAAGA CTGACATGAAGGGCCAGCAAACAGAAACCCTGTTAGCAGGATCACTTGCTAAAGCACTTTGTT ACATCAACAAGATGGGCAAAGACCTAAAAG CCAatcaagaaattaaatcaaGGATTCTG GTCATAAAAGCTGCAGAAGACAGCGCATTGCAATACATGAATTTCATGAATGTGATCTTCGCAGCACAGAAACAG AGTATTTTGATTGATGCCTGTGTCTTGGACTCTGATTCAGGTCTTCTACAACAG GCCTGTGATATCACGGGTGGCATATATTTGAAAGTGCCCCACATGCCATCCCTTCTGCAGTATTTGTTG tgggTTTTTCTCCCTGATCAAGAGCAGAGATCCCAGCTCGTCCTTCCACCTCCTGTTCACGTTGACTACAGAGCTGCCTGCTTCTGTCATCGCAACCTCATTGAAATTGGCTACGTCTGCTCCGTGTGCTTGTCAA tATTCTGCAACTTCAGTCCTATCTGCAGTACCTGCGA gactGCTTTCAAAATATCATTGCCACCTGTCATGAAAGcgaagaagaagaaattaaaggtAGCTGCATAG
- the GTF2H3 gene encoding general transcription factor IIH subunit 3 isoform X2, which produces MRSAGPGVIRGRRSRCCPAGAMSADDELSLLIIVLDTNPIWWGKRALGEAEFTLSKCIDAVMVLGNSHLLMNRTNKLAVIASHTQESRFLYPGKRWAAADPFGEGGPSMESNCSGSKDGKYELLTAINDAIAEEIKDLMTKTDMKGQQTETLLAGSLAKALCYINKMGKDLKANQEIKSRILVIKAAEDSALQYMNFMNVIFAAQKQSILIDACVLDSDSGLLQQACDITGGIYLKVPHMPSLLQYLLWVFLPDQEQRSQLVLPPPVHVDYRAACFCHRNLIEIGYVCSVCLSIFCNFSPICSTCETAFKISLPPVMKAKKKKLKVAA; this is translated from the exons ATGCGGAGCGCCGGCCCGGGCGTCATCCGCGGGCGCCGCAGCCGCTGCTGCCCGGCCGGAGCGATGAGCGCGG ATGATGAGCTGAGCCTGCTGATCATCGTCCTCGACACCAACCCCATCTGGTGGGGGAAGAGGGccctgggagaggctgag TTCACCCTGTCGAAATGCATCGATGCAGTGATGGTGCTGGGGAACTCCCACCTGCTCATGAATCGCACCAACAAACTCGCTGTAATAGCAAGTCACACTCAGGAAAG CCGTTTCCTGTACCCTGGGAAGCGTTGGGCTGCTGCAGATCCCTTCGGAGAGGGAGGCCCTTCCATGGAATCTAACTGCTCTGGCAGCAAGGATGGAAAATATGAATTATTAACAGCAATAAATGATGCAATTGCAGAAGAGATTAAAGACCTCATGACAAAGA CTGACATGAAGGGCCAGCAAACAGAAACCCTGTTAGCAGGATCACTTGCTAAAGCACTTTGTT ACATCAACAAGATGGGCAAAGACCTAAAAG CCAatcaagaaattaaatcaaGGATTCTG GTCATAAAAGCTGCAGAAGACAGCGCATTGCAATACATGAATTTCATGAATGTGATCTTCGCAGCACAGAAACAG AGTATTTTGATTGATGCCTGTGTCTTGGACTCTGATTCAGGTCTTCTACAACAG GCCTGTGATATCACGGGTGGCATATATTTGAAAGTGCCCCACATGCCATCCCTTCTGCAGTATTTGTTG tgggTTTTTCTCCCTGATCAAGAGCAGAGATCCCAGCTCGTCCTTCCACCTCCTGTTCACGTTGACTACAGAGCTGCCTGCTTCTGTCATCGCAACCTCATTGAAATTGGCTACGTCTGCTCCGTGTGCTTGTCAA tATTCTGCAACTTCAGTCCTATCTGCAGTACCTGCGA gactGCTTTCAAAATATCATTGCCACCTGTCATGAAAGcgaagaagaagaaattaaaggtAGCTGCATAG
- the GTF2H3 gene encoding general transcription factor IIH subunit 3 isoform X3 — protein sequence MVLGNSHLLMNRTNKLAVIASHTQESRFLYPGKRWAAADPFGEGGPSMESNCSGSKDGKYELLTAINDAIAEEIKDLMTKTDMKGQQTETLLAGSLAKALCYINKMGKDLKANQEIKSRILVIKAAEDSALQYMNFMNVIFAAQKQSILIDACVLDSDSGLLQQACDITGGIYLKVPHMPSLLQYLLWVFLPDQEQRSQLVLPPPVHVDYRAACFCHRNLIEIGYVCSVCLSIFCNFSPICSTCETAFKISLPPVMKAKKKKLKVAA from the exons ATGGTGCTGGGGAACTCCCACCTGCTCATGAATCGCACCAACAAACTCGCTGTAATAGCAAGTCACACTCAGGAAAG CCGTTTCCTGTACCCTGGGAAGCGTTGGGCTGCTGCAGATCCCTTCGGAGAGGGAGGCCCTTCCATGGAATCTAACTGCTCTGGCAGCAAGGATGGAAAATATGAATTATTAACAGCAATAAATGATGCAATTGCAGAAGAGATTAAAGACCTCATGACAAAGA CTGACATGAAGGGCCAGCAAACAGAAACCCTGTTAGCAGGATCACTTGCTAAAGCACTTTGTT ACATCAACAAGATGGGCAAAGACCTAAAAG CCAatcaagaaattaaatcaaGGATTCTG GTCATAAAAGCTGCAGAAGACAGCGCATTGCAATACATGAATTTCATGAATGTGATCTTCGCAGCACAGAAACAG AGTATTTTGATTGATGCCTGTGTCTTGGACTCTGATTCAGGTCTTCTACAACAG GCCTGTGATATCACGGGTGGCATATATTTGAAAGTGCCCCACATGCCATCCCTTCTGCAGTATTTGTTG tgggTTTTTCTCCCTGATCAAGAGCAGAGATCCCAGCTCGTCCTTCCACCTCCTGTTCACGTTGACTACAGAGCTGCCTGCTTCTGTCATCGCAACCTCATTGAAATTGGCTACGTCTGCTCCGTGTGCTTGTCAA tATTCTGCAACTTCAGTCCTATCTGCAGTACCTGCGA gactGCTTTCAAAATATCATTGCCACCTGTCATGAAAGcgaagaagaagaaattaaaggtAGCTGCATAG
- the TCTN2 gene encoding tectonic-2: MGAAGFGALLLLLLLLLLRAAPCTGQLAGDTVFQPSFIHMSGPRVNSFFLGNSSGVNFSIILSPRDAETGKLQLANCSGSKRAGDWNLDVTPGVDTSKVTVSLSRTLELCLPNATECCPSPLCRVETLQVLACRGSVMLAQLLIQAEIFANSSFAGNVSENATIIPNQAFKPLGSCPCNLTAGACDVRCCCDLECTPDLQQLFSGSCFPGVFGGDVNPPYDQLCSSQSMEYTPEWFPFLCVQSSLDNTPFLGYFYHGSISTPKVPSFKIPLQTSPGKPFTGYREGDPVITEEDEYFTVPQQSMAGQCVGNAPVAYLHNFDVKCPTNLESYKEGLPHDVRINSGTADFIQQNVVYRAITDRGKFITESENLLAAEVLCQNVTFAEHYKFIWKDMNIEQVNVTVFRGSLCDGEILTQRFTVEFLSLNSTHGEELFENPGYQVGKPVKAANLNASDPLGSLNIWQPAGRGLCASATDRPVLFGVDSYSGCILEVDINEDCSFLRGNVTEKLNALVQATHIGKRDNSSYSDLNDWVEIIRLDPFSSNVSTGGLKGICPDIPANLNIRIIFAKVGAVQGIPLQEILAVQISYSTVLWQFQCGLGCRNTLSFLPITASVQFIEVPAQPPPPVTRYQKIYAEFDCNQNEVCWPQLLYPLTRFYTGEPYSQCLAKGLFLAFLVLLAAIMSNPWFSKLWNR, from the exons ATGGGGGCTGCGGGCTtcggggctctgctgctgctgctgttgctgttgctgctgcgGGCGGCTCCCTGCACCGGGCAGCTGGCCGGGGACACCG tctttcaGCCTTCGTTTATTCATATGTCAGGGCCCAGAGTCAATTCATTTTTTCTTGGCAATTCTTCAGGAGTtaatttttctataattttaaGTCCTAGAGATGCAGAGACAG gAAAATTGCAACTTGCAAATTGCAGTGGAAGTAAAAGAGCTGGAGATTGGAATTTGGATGTAACTCCTGGTGTG GACACTTCCAAGGTGACTGTAAGCCTCAGCAGAACTCTGGAGCTGTGTTTGCCCAATGCCACCGAGTGCTGCCCCTCACCTCTGTGCAGGGTGGAAACGCTCCAGGTTTTAGCCTGCCGTGGCTCAGTgatgctggcacagctcctgatTCAAGCTGAAATATTTGCCAACTCTTCCTTTGCAGGAAATGTGTCAG AAAATGCAACTATCATCCCAAACCAGGCATTTAAGCCCTTGGGCTCTTGTCCTTGTAACTTAACAGCTGGAGCTTGTGATGTTCGTTGTTGCTGTGATCTG gaGTGTACACCAGACTTGCAGCAGTTATTCAGTGGATCATGTTTCCCTGGAGTGTTTGGTGGGGATGTAAACCCACCTTATgatcagctctgctcttcccagtcAATGGAATATACCCCTGAGTGGTTTCCCTTCCTTTGTGTACAGTCTTCTCTTGACAACACACCTTTCCTTGGCTATTTTTATCATGGCTCTAT TTCTACACCCAAAGTTCCTTCATTTAAGATCCCTCTACAAACTTCTCCTGGGAAACCTTTCACTGGTTACAGAGAAGGAGATCCAGTTATAACAGAAGAAGATGAGTATTTTACTGTTCCCCAG CAATCCATGGCTGGACAGTGTGTTGGGAATGCTCCTGTGGCCTATCTCCACAACTTTGATGTCAAGTGCCCGACCAATTTGGAGTCTTACAAGGAAGGCCTGCCCCACGATGTGAGGATAAACAGTGGCACTGCAG ACTTCATCCAACAAAATGTTGTCTACAGAGCCATCACTGACAGGGGCAAATTCATCACCGAAAGTG aAAACCTTCTTGCTGCTGAGGTTCTGTGTCAAAATGTAACTTTTGCAGAACATTATAAATTCATTTGGAAAGACATGAATATTGAGCAAGTAAATGTCACTGTCTTCCGTGGAAGCTTATGTGATGGAG AAATCCTGACACAAAGATTCACAGTCGAATTTCTAAGTTTAAACAGTACTCATGGAGAGGAACTGTTTGAGAATCCAG GGTATCAAGTTGGAAAACCAGTGAAAGCTGCAAATCTGAATGCTTCTGATCCTCTTGGAAGCCTGAACATTTGGCAGCCAG CTGGCAGAGGTTTATGTGCATCAGCAACTGACAGACCAGTTCTGTTTGGAGTAGACTCATACTCTGGGTGCATTCTGGAAGTTGATATTAATGAAGATTGCAGCTTTTTAAG AGGAAACGTGACTGAGAAATTGAATGCATTAGTACAAGCCACTCACATTGGAAAGAGGGACAATTCCAGTTACAGTGATCTAAATGACTGGGTGGAAATTATAC GTCTTGATCCCTTTAGTTCTAATGTGAGCACTGGAGGCTTAAAAGGCATTTGTCCAGATATTCCTGCAAACCTGAATATTCGCATCATCTTTGCTAAAGTGGGAGCAGTGCAAGGGATTCCCCTGCAGGAAATTCTTGCTGTGCAGATCAG TTACTCAACAGTCTTATGGCAGTTCCAGTGTGGGCTTGGCTGCAGAAACACCCTCAGCTTCCTTCCCATCACAGCTTCTGTTCAGTTCATTGAagtcccagctcagccacccCCTCCAGTGACCAG GTATCAGAAGATTTATGCAGAGTTTGACTGCAATCAAAATGAGGTGTGCTGGCCACAACTCCTTTATCCACTGACACGCTTTTACACAG gagaacCATATTCCCAGTGTCTTGCTAAAGGCCTGTTTCTGGCATTTCTTGTTTTACTTGCAGCAATTATGAGCAACCCTTGGTTTTCTAAATTATGGAACAGATAG